One region of Ictalurus punctatus breed USDA103 chromosome 6, Coco_2.0, whole genome shotgun sequence genomic DNA includes:
- the LOC108266672 gene encoding uncharacterized protein LOC108266672: METKSVSEMADITSALDIPSNTAPEKDVVISGGAQEDTVHQPPLLTTEGDDSVFYSKEEDVPQQILDSIWAPRSGEPIWPEKLHSALQIHNSEAQSSCHNIGLIQASSEHDSVSMLKEMENKVNNASSTDTDVHGETAANDRITHTEELSMPPVVPPRASTPAEAAQMKERADTYTDESSSFLPDEAGVTGLPGAGSVSLEEVEQEHWLDIACESHDKPFDHLMHAKYGTVSYRRIQRGQTRKRIEMFESMMQL, encoded by the exons atGGAAACAAAAAGCGTGTCTGAAATGGCCGATATTACGAGTGCGCTTGATATTCCGAGCAACACCGCTCCAGAGAAAGACGTGGTCATCAGTGGAGGAGCTCAGGAGGACACGGTGCATCAGCCGCCTCTGCTTACGACTGAAGGGGACGATTCTGTATTTTACAGCAAGGAAGAGGATGTTCCACAGCAAATCCTCGACTCCATTTGGGCTCCACGTTCAGGAGAACCGATCTGGCCGGAAAAACTTCATTCTGCTCTTCAGATTCACAATTCAGAAGCTCAGTCTTCATGTCACAATATTGGGCTAATTCAAGCAAGCTCTGAGCACGACAGCGTTTCCATGctgaaagaaatggaaaacaaaGTGAATAATGCGTCATCTACAGACACTGATGTGCACGGCGAGACAGCGGCCAACGACAGAATAACCCACACCGAAGAGCTTTCAATGCCTCCAGTGGTTCCACCCAGAGCATCTACTCCAGCTGAAGCTGCACAGATGAAAGAAAGAG CTGACACATACACAGATGAGAGCAGTAGCTTTTTGCCTGATGAGGCCGGAGTGACGGGACTCCCAGGAGCCGGCAGCGTGAGTCTGGAGGAAGTGGAGCAGGAACACTGGCTAGACATTGCATGCGAATCCCACGACAAGCCGTTCGATCACCTGATGCATGCAAAGTACGGAACGGTGTCATATCGGAGAATTCAGAGAGGCCAAACGAGGAAGAGGATCGAGATGTTCGAGTCTATGATGCAGCTGTGA
- the LOC108266671 gene encoding polypeptide N-acetylgalactosaminyltransferase 5, which translates to MKVSKYLRGSGRFLALVFVASVLWLLFDMAALRLSLTDVNGQLMKETELAKRPNSKPTSLKHYPFQKVNPDVEMSQRSEMLNRQVVEVYRRKKPARINGENKAAAPKSLGNIVTVTLPKVVAGNDPKVHADTTRLGQSVILEKQNPPSNKVAPGMGANLKKPVLRKTKAPSAGQEGNRIKLQSNDTKAHQIPPQDLKVPPGVVLSIKSNRTLNKVEPDASNNASLTRSPKQERSVQIVDKMKSVVKDNKTDLLNVKTFVQVTAKPPRARLNIQTGELLNTTGVRKQGGLRKVMNLDVTLKPRDARAPGQFGWAADVPLDDLDESRRRWTEGYFNVFLSEQIPVDRAVPDTRPPACSENLVHNDLPTTSVIFCFVDEVWSTLLRSVHSVLNRSPPHLLKEILLVDDCSTKDYLKDKLDAYMSQFPKVRIIRLKERQGLIRARLAGAAEAKGDVLTFLDSHIECNVGWLEPLLDRVYLDRRKVACPVIEVINDKDMSYVMVDNFQRGIFKWPLVFGWSTLSKDLIWKNHIKVSDPIRCPVMAGGLFSIDRKYFYELGAYDPGLDVWGGENMEISFKIWMCGGEIEIIPCSRVGHIFRSENPYGFPKDRQKTVERNLARVAEVWLDEYKEIFYGHGYLHLLDKNVIDIGNLSAQIQLREKLQCKSFKWYVENVFPELDAPLAKAEGLVFNIGTRKCLVQEKGSLSFGVCDLSKQSQHFSYSWVRTLRQNTTCLSPQVTGRGVALEPCDNTKPHLRWLHKSNKFLPEHLIADTHPQRTCLEAGSEGNTIYLKACDVSSSYQKWHFTHYYAQ; encoded by the exons ATGAAGGTCAGTAAGTATTTAAGAGGGAGCGGGAGGTTCCTCGCGTTGGTCTTCGTTGCCTCAGTACTTTGGCTCCTGTTTGACATGGCAGCTCTCAGGCTGTCTCTTACAGACGTGAATGGACAACTCATGAAAGAGACAGAGTTGGCCAAAAGACCAAACTCAAAGCCCACCAGCTTGAAGCATTACCCTTTCCAAAAGGTGAACCCGGATGTCGAGATGTCTCAACGCTCAGAAATGCTCAATAGACAAGTTGTTGAGGTTTACAGGCGAAAAAAACCTGCCAGGATTAATGGCGAAAATAAAGCAGCAGCACCTAAGTCGCTTGGTAACATTGTAACCGTGACTTTGCCCAAAGTGGTGGCCGGAAATGACCCAAAAGTGCACGCGGATACAACACGACTTGGACAGAGTGTTATTTTGGAAAAGCAAAACCCTCCAAGCAACAAAGTAGCTCCAGGAATGGGAGCAAACCTGAAGAAGCCAGTCCTGAGAAAAACCAAAGCGCCATCTGCTGGCCAGGAAGGAAACCGTATAAAACTGCAATCAAATGACACCAAAGCCCACCAAATACCACCACAGGACTTGAAAGTACCTCCAGGTGTTGTTTTGTCTATCAAATCCAACCGCACATTGAACAAGGTCGAACCGGATGCATCCAACAACGCTTCCCTGACACGATCTCCAAAACAGGAGCGCTCCGTTCAGATTGTCGATAAGATGAAATCGGTTGTAAAGGATAACAAGACTGACTTGCTGAATGTTAAAACCTTCGTGCAAGTCACAGCGAAACCACCACGAGCCCGTCTGAACATCCAAACTGGAGAGCTCCTGAACACGACGGGCGTGAGGAAGCAAGGTGGGCTTCGTAAGGTCATGAACCTGGATGTGACCCTCAAACCACGGGATGCGCGCGCGCCCGGGCAGTTCGGCTGGGCTGCAGATGTGCCTCTGGATGACCTTGACGAGAGCAGGCGCAGATGGACTGAGGGCTATTTCAACGTGTTCCTCAGCGAGCAGATTCCAGTGGACAGGGCCGTTCCAGACACACGACCTCCAGC ATGCTCAGAGAATTTAGTTCACAATGATCTGCCTACGACGAGTGTGATCTTCTGCTTTGTGGACGAGGTTTGGTCCACTCTGCTGCGCTCCGTCCACAGCGTGCTGAACAGATCTCCACCTCACCTGCTCAAAGAGATTCTACTGGTAGACGACTGCAGTACGAAAG ACTACCTGAAGGACAAGCTGGATGCTTACATGTCTCAGTTCCCCAAAGTCCGCATCATCCGCCTCAAAGAGAGGCAGGGGTTGATCAGGGCGAGGCTGGCCGGGGCTGCTGAGGCAAAGg GTGATGTCCTGACGTTCCTGGACTCTCATATCGAGTGTAATGTGGGCTGGTTGGAGCCGCTGCTGGACAGAGTGTACCTAGACCGCAGAAAAGTCGCCTGTCCTGTTATTGAGGTCATCAACGATAAGGATATGAG TTATGTGATGGTGGACAATTTCCAAAGAGGCATCTTCAAATGGCCTTTAGTGTTTGGTTGGAGTACACTATCAAAAGATTTGATCTGGAAGAACCACATCAAAGTCTCCGATCCCATCAG GTGCCCGGTGATGGCAGGGGGGTTGTTCTCTATAGATCGGAAGTATTTTTATGAGCTGGGAGCATATGATCCAGGCCTGGATGTGTGGGGAGGGGAGAATATGGAGATCTCTTTCAAG ATCTGGATGTGCGGTGGTGAGATTGAGATCATCCCGTGCTCTCGCGTGGGTCATATTTTCCGTAGCGAGAACCCCTACGGCTTCCCCAAAGACCGTCAGAAGACGGTGGAGAGAAACCTGGCTCGCGTGGCCGAGGTCTGGCTGGACGAGTATAAAGAGATTTTCTACGGCCACGGTTATCTGCACCTGCTGGATAAGAACGTGATAGACATCGGGAACCTCTCAGCACAGATCCAGCTGCGTGAGAAGCTCCAGTGCAAGAGCTTTAAGTGGTACGTGGAGAACGTCTTCCCCGAGCTGGACGCTCCGCTGGCCAAAGCTGAAGGCCTT gtgTTTAACATTGGCACTAGGAAGTGTCTGGTGCAAGAAAAAGGCTCTTTATCTTTTGGGGTCTGTGATCTTAGCAAACAG AGCCAGCATTTCAGTTACAGCTGGGTGAGAACGCTCCGCCAGAACACTACTTGCTTGTCTCCACAAGTCACAGGAAGAGGCGTGGCCTTAGAGCCATGTGACAACACTAAGCCACACCTACGCTGGCTGCACAAGTCCAATAAATTTCTG ccaGAGCATCTGATTGCTGATACACATCCTCAACGCACGTGTCTGGAGGCAGGATCTGAAGGAAACACCATCTACCTAAAGGCATGTGACGTATCCAGTTCTTATCAGAAATGGCATTTCACACACTACTATGCACAGTGA